In Halobaculum limi, one DNA window encodes the following:
- a CDS encoding heavy metal translocating P-type ATPase, giving the protein MSDQHRVTIDIGGMTCANCAATIEDAVGDLDGVGEVSANYATDEATVAFDPDRVSLSTLFDAVESAGYDPIAETVSVGITGMTCANCSATIEDAVGDLPGVIDVDANFATDEATVRYVPSVTNLDDVYDAIEAAGYEPIRDEDGDGGESAKDAARSAELRRQRRLTLFGAALSAPLLAMLVLELFAPGVIPDEIPGTSLHVGWVAFALATPVQVILGREFYENSYTALVVNRRANMDVLIALGSSTAYGYSVVALLGVLPQAGLYFDTAALILVFITLGNYLEARSKSQAGEAIRSLLEMEADTATVVREDGTEAEVPLEDVEVGDHLKVKPGEKVPTDAVVVEGESAVDESMVTGESVPVEKTEGDEVIGSTVNETGVLVVEATKVGEETAIQQIVKRVKEAQSRQPDIQRVADRISAYFVPAVIANALLWGGVWYLAPETLATFISSLPLWGLAAGGPAAVGVTEFAVLVFASAVLIACPCALGLATPAATMVGTSIGAQHGVLFEGGDVLERVRDTDTVVFDKTGTLTRGEMTLTDARPVTAATDGAVPADADEDAVDDDERTAEERLLAAAATAEHGSEHPIAEAVVAGARDRGVDPGELQVLQNVSGKGIRARTEHGTVVVGKPELLRENDVDPDPAMDAMAELESEGKTAMLVACDGELLGVLAVADEVRESAKQAVAALRDRGIAVHMITGDNERTARAVAEQVGVDPDNVRAGVLPEDKADAVEAIQADGSRAMMVGDGVNDAPALASAFVGVAIGSGTDVAIEAADVTLMRSDPFDVVKAINVSEGTLAKIKQNLFWALGYNTAMIPLASLGLLQPVLAAGAMAFSSVSVLANSLVFRSYDPDERYRILKRFR; this is encoded by the coding sequence ATGAGTGATCAGCACCGAGTGACTATCGACATCGGCGGGATGACGTGCGCCAACTGCGCTGCAACCATCGAGGACGCCGTCGGCGACCTCGACGGCGTGGGCGAGGTGAGCGCCAACTACGCCACCGACGAGGCGACCGTCGCATTCGACCCCGACCGCGTCTCACTGTCTACCCTTTTCGACGCGGTCGAGTCGGCGGGGTACGACCCTATCGCCGAGACGGTCAGCGTCGGCATCACTGGGATGACGTGTGCGAACTGCTCGGCGACCATCGAGGACGCCGTCGGCGATCTACCGGGCGTCATCGACGTCGACGCCAACTTCGCGACCGACGAGGCGACCGTCCGGTACGTTCCGTCTGTCACGAACCTCGACGACGTGTACGACGCCATCGAGGCGGCGGGGTACGAACCCATCCGCGACGAGGATGGCGACGGCGGCGAGTCCGCGAAAGACGCCGCGCGGTCGGCCGAACTGCGCCGCCAGCGCCGTCTGACGCTGTTCGGTGCGGCGCTGTCTGCGCCCCTCCTCGCGATGCTCGTCCTCGAACTGTTCGCGCCGGGCGTCATCCCCGACGAGATACCGGGCACGAGCCTCCACGTCGGCTGGGTCGCGTTCGCCCTGGCGACGCCCGTGCAGGTCATCTTGGGCCGTGAGTTCTATGAGAACTCCTACACGGCGCTCGTGGTGAACCGCCGCGCCAATATGGACGTCCTCATCGCGCTGGGGTCGTCGACGGCGTACGGCTACTCGGTCGTCGCGTTGCTGGGCGTGTTGCCGCAGGCGGGCCTGTACTTCGACACCGCCGCGCTCATCCTCGTGTTCATCACGCTCGGCAACTACCTCGAAGCCCGCTCCAAATCGCAGGCAGGAGAAGCGATCCGGTCGCTGCTGGAGATGGAGGCCGACACCGCGACGGTCGTCCGCGAGGACGGCACCGAAGCGGAGGTGCCGCTGGAAGACGTCGAGGTCGGCGACCATCTGAAGGTGAAGCCCGGCGAGAAGGTGCCGACCGACGCGGTGGTCGTCGAGGGCGAGTCCGCCGTCGACGAGTCGATGGTCACCGGCGAGTCCGTCCCCGTCGAGAAGACGGAGGGCGACGAGGTCATCGGGTCGACCGTCAACGAGACGGGCGTCCTCGTCGTCGAGGCGACGAAGGTGGGCGAGGAGACGGCGATCCAACAGATCGTCAAGCGCGTCAAAGAGGCGCAGTCGCGCCAGCCAGACATCCAACGCGTGGCCGACCGCATCTCCGCGTACTTCGTCCCCGCCGTCATCGCCAACGCTCTGCTGTGGGGCGGCGTGTGGTACCTCGCGCCCGAGACGCTCGCCACCTTCATCTCGTCGCTGCCGCTGTGGGGCCTCGCCGCCGGCGGCCCCGCCGCTGTCGGCGTGACGGAGTTCGCGGTGCTGGTGTTCGCGTCGGCGGTGCTCATCGCGTGTCCCTGCGCGTTGGGTCTCGCGACGCCCGCGGCGACGATGGTGGGCACGAGCATCGGCGCGCAACACGGCGTCCTGTTCGAGGGTGGCGACGTCCTCGAACGGGTGCGCGACACGGACACGGTCGTCTTCGACAAGACGGGCACGCTGACGCGCGGTGAGATGACGCTCACCGACGCCCGGCCCGTGACGGCCGCGACCGACGGCGCCGTGCCTGCCGACGCCGACGAGGACGCCGTCGACGACGACGAGCGCACCGCAGAGGAGCGCCTGCTAGCGGCCGCTGCGACCGCCGAACACGGGAGCGAACACCCCATCGCCGAGGCCGTCGTCGCCGGCGCGCGCGACCGCGGCGTCGACCCCGGCGAGTTGCAGGTACTCCAGAACGTCTCCGGGAAGGGCATCCGTGCCCGGACGGAACACGGCACGGTCGTCGTCGGAAAGCCGGAGTTGCTCCGAGAGAACGACGTCGACCCCGACCCCGCGATGGACGCGATGGCCGAACTGGAGTCTGAGGGGAAGACCGCGATGCTGGTCGCCTGTGACGGCGAACTGCTGGGCGTCCTCGCGGTCGCCGACGAGGTTCGGGAGTCCGCGAAGCAGGCCGTCGCCGCCCTGCGCGACCGTGGCATCGCCGTCCACATGATCACCGGCGACAACGAGCGGACCGCCCGCGCGGTCGCCGAACAGGTCGGCGTCGACCCCGACAACGTTCGCGCCGGCGTCCTCCCGGAGGACAAAGCCGACGCGGTCGAAGCCATCCAGGCCGACGGCTCACGGGCGATGATGGTCGGCGACGGCGTCAACGACGCGCCGGCGCTGGCGTCGGCGTTCGTCGGCGTCGCCATCGGATCGGGAACCGACGTGGCCATCGAAGCCGCCGACGTGACGCTGATGCGCTCGGACCCGTTCGACGTGGTGAAAGCCATCAACGTCTCCGAGGGGACGCTCGCGAAGATCAAACAGAACCTGTTCTGGGCGCTCGGCTACAACACCGCGATGATCCCGCTGGCGTCGCTGGGCCTGCTTCAGCCAGTCCTCGCGGCGGGTGCGATGGCGTTCTCCAGCGTCTCCGTGCTGGCGAACAGCCTCGTATTCCGGTCGTACGACCCGGACGAGCGGTACCGCATCCTCAAGCGGTTCCGCTAA
- a CDS encoding aldo/keto reductase gives MTDLRLPALGLGTSQNDDFEECAETVKQALELGYRHVDTAQMYDNEAAVGEGIRRADVPREDVVVATKVHPDNLAYDDAKRTARESLERLGLDAVEMLYVHWPISAYDPEETLRAMDELHDEGLCEYVCLSNFTPELLDEARDILDAPVAAHQVECHPLLPQDELREYAVENDHYLVGYSPLGRGEALDDPLLTEIAEKHDTSTAAVCLAWAFAQEALVPIPKATGDHVRANYEAQELELDEEDLDRIAAYDARERFIDPDGAAWNQ, from the coding sequence ATGACCGATCTACGACTCCCGGCGCTGGGACTCGGCACCTCACAGAACGACGACTTCGAGGAGTGTGCCGAGACCGTGAAACAGGCACTGGAACTGGGCTACCGCCACGTCGACACCGCGCAGATGTACGACAACGAAGCGGCCGTCGGCGAGGGCATCCGCCGGGCGGACGTGCCCCGCGAGGACGTCGTCGTGGCGACGAAGGTGCACCCCGACAACCTCGCGTACGACGACGCGAAGCGCACCGCTCGCGAGTCGCTGGAGCGACTCGGCCTCGACGCCGTGGAGATGCTGTACGTCCACTGGCCCATCTCGGCGTACGACCCCGAGGAGACGCTTCGCGCGATGGACGAACTCCACGACGAGGGCTTGTGTGAGTACGTCTGTCTGTCGAACTTCACGCCCGAGTTGCTCGACGAGGCGCGCGACATCCTCGATGCGCCCGTCGCCGCTCACCAGGTCGAGTGTCACCCCCTGCTCCCGCAGGACGAACTGCGCGAGTACGCGGTCGAGAACGACCACTACCTCGTCGGCTACTCGCCGCTGGGTCGCGGCGAGGCGCTAGACGACCCGCTACTCACGGAGATCGCGGAGAAGCACGACACGTCGACCGCGGCGGTGTGTCTCGCGTGGGCGTTCGCACAGGAGGCGCTCGTACCCATTCCGAAGGCGACCGGTGACCACGTCCGCGCGAACTACGAGGCACAGGAGTTGGAGTTAGACGAGGAGGACCTCGACCGCATCGCCGCCTACGACGCCCGCGAACGGTTCATCGACCCCGACGGCGCGGCGTGGAACCAGTGA
- a CDS encoding metal-dependent hydrolase, with protein sequence MYRRGHLGVAMLTLAPITFLLIATGYLVFAALVAGTVLYLAMLPDVDHRIPGVPHRGPTHSLLFAGVVGAVFAGAATLVEPIFSVAVPGGLPMPVFGFLLGFGAVVAHLLGDVITPAGVNFLWPYPKEWSLYLTTADSTVWNWGLFGLGVFAMAASVVLAVQGLPI encoded by the coding sequence GTGTACCGACGGGGCCACCTCGGCGTCGCGATGTTGACGCTCGCACCGATCACGTTCCTCCTGATCGCGACCGGCTATCTCGTGTTCGCCGCACTCGTCGCCGGAACGGTGTTGTACCTCGCGATGTTGCCCGACGTCGACCACCGCATTCCGGGCGTCCCGCACCGCGGGCCGACCCACTCGCTGCTGTTCGCGGGCGTCGTCGGCGCGGTGTTCGCGGGCGCGGCGACGCTGGTCGAACCGATCTTCTCGGTCGCCGTCCCCGGCGGCCTGCCGATGCCCGTGTTCGGCTTCCTGCTCGGGTTCGGCGCGGTCGTCGCCCACCTGCTTGGCGACGTGATCACACCCGCCGGCGTCAACTTCCTGTGGCCGTACCCGAAGGAGTGGTCGCTGTACCTGACGACCGCCGACTCGACGGTGTGGAACTGGGGGCTGTTCGGCCTCGGCGTGTTCGCGATGGCGGCGTCGGTCGTCCTCGCGGTGCAGGGACTGCCGATCTGA
- a CDS encoding aldo/keto reductase: MEYTTLGDTGMTVSRICLGCMSFGDPDWRDWVLGEEEGTELVDRAVELGVNFFDTANMYSAGESERVLGEALGEYDRDEFVVATKGYFQMRDGDPNSGGLSRKAIQQELDNSLERLGMDTVDLYQTHRWDYDTPIEATIEALDEAVRHRKARYVGASSMWAHQFAEALHAADRLGLERYATMQNHYNLLYREEEREMLPLCDRESVGVIPWSPLARGWLTRPVAELDSTTRGESEEHARRHPYLEGGGDEINARVEKLADEKGVKMAQIALAWLFEQEEVDAPIVGTTSVEHLEDAVEALDISLSTSEMEYLEEPYQPVRVSGHE; encoded by the coding sequence ATGGAGTACACCACCCTCGGAGACACGGGAATGACCGTCTCGCGCATCTGCCTGGGCTGTATGAGCTTCGGCGACCCCGACTGGCGCGACTGGGTCCTCGGCGAGGAGGAGGGGACGGAACTCGTCGACCGCGCGGTCGAGTTGGGGGTCAACTTCTTCGACACCGCCAACATGTACTCGGCGGGCGAGTCCGAGCGAGTGCTCGGGGAAGCGTTGGGCGAGTACGACCGCGACGAGTTCGTCGTCGCGACGAAGGGGTACTTCCAGATGCGCGACGGAGACCCCAACTCCGGCGGTCTCTCGCGCAAGGCCATCCAACAGGAACTCGACAACTCTCTAGAGCGACTGGGGATGGACACGGTCGACCTGTACCAGACACACCGCTGGGACTACGACACGCCCATCGAGGCGACCATCGAGGCACTCGACGAGGCCGTCCGCCACCGGAAGGCTCGCTACGTCGGCGCGTCGTCGATGTGGGCCCACCAGTTCGCGGAGGCGCTACACGCCGCCGACCGCCTCGGACTGGAGCGGTACGCGACGATGCAGAATCACTACAACCTGCTGTATCGCGAGGAGGAACGGGAGATGCTCCCGTTGTGCGATCGAGAGAGCGTCGGCGTCATCCCGTGGTCGCCGCTCGCGCGTGGGTGGCTCACGCGTCCCGTCGCGGAACTGGACTCCACGACGCGCGGCGAGAGCGAAGAACACGCCCGTCGCCACCCGTACCTGGAGGGTGGCGGCGACGAGATCAACGCCCGCGTCGAGAAGTTGGCCGACGAGAAGGGCGTGAAGATGGCACAGATCGCGTTGGCGTGGCTGTTCGAACAAGAGGAGGTAGACGCGCCCATCGTCGGGACCACGAGCGTCGAACACCTCGAGGATGCGGTGGAGGCGCTCGACATCTCGCTGTCCACCTCGGAGATGGAGTACTTAGAAGAGCCGTATCAGCCGGTTCGCGTCTCGGGCCACGAGTAA
- a CDS encoding zinc ribbon domain-containing protein: protein MASEPSTGGDHGCPKCDHTDAEVGTISTTGGGLSKMFDIQTNKFRVVSCTNCGYSELYRDTGSSGSDIVDVFFG, encoded by the coding sequence ATGGCATCCGAGCCCTCCACCGGTGGCGACCACGGCTGTCCGAAGTGCGACCACACCGATGCCGAGGTCGGCACCATCTCGACGACTGGCGGCGGTCTGAGCAAGATGTTCGACATCCAGACGAACAAGTTCCGGGTCGTCTCGTGTACGAACTGCGGCTACTCGGAACTGTACCGCGACACCGGGTCGAGCGGCAGCGACATCGTCGACGTGTTCTTCGGGTAG
- a CDS encoding 2Fe-2S iron-sulfur cluster-binding protein, with protein MPTVRFRGETVECDRGDTLRDVLLAAGLTPHNGGADTLNCHGFGSCGTCAVRVDGAVSDPTRRERLRLRVPPHDPESGLRLACQTTVEGDVTVEKFPGFWGQHVGADEDDGSSDD; from the coding sequence ATGCCGACCGTTCGATTCCGCGGCGAGACCGTCGAGTGCGACCGCGGCGACACCCTCCGGGACGTGTTGCTCGCGGCGGGGCTGACGCCGCACAACGGCGGCGCGGACACGCTGAACTGTCACGGCTTCGGATCGTGTGGCACCTGTGCGGTGCGCGTCGACGGCGCGGTCTCCGACCCGACGCGCCGGGAGCGTCTTCGCCTGCGGGTGCCGCCGCACGACCCCGAGTCGGGCCTCCGACTCGCGTGCCAGACGACCGTCGAGGGCGACGTGACCGTCGAGAAGTTCCCGGGCTTCTGGGGCCAACACGTCGGCGCAGACGAGGATGACGGCTCGAGCGACGACTGA
- a CDS encoding PLDc N-terminal domain-containing protein, whose product MVLLQNAGGALAFVIWLVFTALFIYMVYWTYKDAQRNSSHPAFLWAIVVFLAPLLGLVLYFLLGRN is encoded by the coding sequence ATGGTCCTCCTCCAAAACGCAGGCGGTGCCCTCGCGTTCGTCATCTGGCTGGTGTTCACGGCGCTGTTCATCTATATGGTGTACTGGACGTACAAAGACGCCCAGCGCAACAGCAGTCACCCCGCGTTCCTGTGGGCCATCGTCGTGTTCCTCGCGCCGTTGCTCGGTCTCGTCCTCTACTTCCTGCTCGGCCGGAACTGA
- a CDS encoding heavy-metal-associated domain-containing protein codes for MTTTMTVSGMTCGGCEDNVVTALKAIEGVSSVTADHEDNVVTVDGDADPLDLIAAVPDQYDVESTA; via the coding sequence ATGACGACGACAATGACCGTTAGCGGGATGACGTGTGGTGGGTGTGAGGACAACGTCGTGACTGCACTGAAGGCCATCGAGGGCGTTTCGAGCGTCACCGCCGACCACGAGGACAACGTCGTGACCGTCGACGGCGACGCCGACCCGCTTGACCTGATCGCAGCGGTTCCGGACCAGTACGACGTCGAGTCGACCGCCTGA
- a CDS encoding mechanosensitive ion channel family protein: MDALATLDSFAPWEAAAVVVAVSLGAALLAEFVVLRAAQRFVTRTETKLDEIVLAELRVPLVASFALAGVFLLTRLDGVVAAVPVSERALEAFFGDPALTLVVVLWAWALNETVNRGVDYLQESGARYDFAPVFSNVWTLVVAVGTVGTVLYIWEIDVTPLLAGAGIAGIAVGFAAKDTVANFFGGVALYFDDTYRVGDFIELDSGETGTVVKVGVRSTTLLTRDEVMVTVPNSVLNATKVINQSAPSRRRRVRVPVGVAYGTDLDELEELLVDIALSESLVLDSPKPRCRFRRFGDSALEYELLCWVAAPTRRAKATHRLNRAIHDRFAEAGIEIPYPQREISVLRDADAAVAPSEPPAPDNGSPHATDGGDGP; the protein is encoded by the coding sequence ATGGATGCACTCGCCACGCTCGACTCGTTCGCGCCGTGGGAGGCGGCCGCGGTCGTGGTGGCTGTCTCGCTCGGGGCCGCACTCCTCGCAGAGTTCGTCGTCCTCCGGGCCGCCCAGCGGTTCGTCACGCGAACCGAGACCAAACTCGACGAGATCGTTCTCGCCGAACTCCGGGTGCCGTTGGTCGCCTCGTTCGCACTCGCAGGCGTGTTCCTCCTCACACGACTCGACGGCGTCGTCGCCGCGGTCCCGGTGTCGGAGCGCGCGTTGGAGGCGTTCTTCGGCGACCCCGCGCTGACGCTGGTCGTCGTCCTGTGGGCGTGGGCGCTCAACGAGACGGTCAACCGTGGCGTCGACTACCTCCAGGAGTCGGGCGCGCGCTACGACTTCGCGCCCGTCTTCTCGAACGTCTGGACGCTCGTCGTCGCCGTCGGCACCGTCGGGACCGTCCTCTACATCTGGGAGATAGACGTGACGCCCCTGCTGGCGGGTGCGGGCATCGCCGGCATCGCGGTCGGGTTCGCCGCGAAAGACACCGTTGCCAACTTCTTCGGTGGCGTCGCGCTGTACTTCGACGACACCTACCGCGTCGGCGACTTCATCGAACTCGACTCCGGCGAGACCGGGACGGTCGTGAAGGTGGGCGTCCGCTCGACGACGCTGCTCACGCGCGACGAGGTGATGGTCACCGTCCCCAACTCCGTGCTGAACGCGACGAAGGTGATCAACCAGTCCGCGCCATCGCGCCGCCGCCGCGTTCGCGTCCCGGTCGGCGTCGCCTACGGCACCGACCTCGACGAACTCGAGGAGTTGCTCGTCGACATCGCACTCTCGGAGTCGCTCGTCCTCGACTCGCCCAAGCCGCGGTGTCGCTTCCGCCGATTCGGCGACTCGGCGCTGGAGTACGAACTGCTGTGTTGGGTGGCCGCACCGACGCGCCGCGCGAAGGCGACGCACCGACTCAACCGTGCGATCCACGACCGCTTCGCCGAGGCCGGGATCGAGATTCCGTACCCACAGCGGGAGATATCCGTGCTCCGCGACGCAGACGCCGCGGTCGCCCCGAGTGAGCCGCCCGCCCCCGACAACGGATCGCCGCACGCGACGGACGGCGGCGACGGACCGTAG
- a CDS encoding peroxidase-related enzyme (This protein belongs to a clade of uncharacterized proteins related to peroxidases such as the alkylhydroperoxidase AhpD.) yields MSDDSVQADLLDDAQRRFPVPDYEELPADIQERLDEETDRAGFTPNVMSALAYKPSHFRAFLDFHDAFVDDTTLDREEVEMIIVAVSGRNNCLYCNVAHGALVRIYANDPHLADQLTSNHRTADVTDERMAMLEVAVKLTEEPDAVTSDDLALLLEAGYSEEEVWDIGMVAAFFNFSNRMATFADWRPNEEFYTMGR; encoded by the coding sequence ATGAGCGACGACTCCGTTCAGGCCGACTTACTCGACGACGCCCAGCGACGCTTCCCCGTCCCCGACTACGAGGAACTGCCGGCGGACATCCAAGAACGACTGGACGAGGAGACCGACCGCGCCGGGTTCACGCCGAACGTGATGAGCGCACTGGCGTACAAGCCGAGTCACTTCCGGGCGTTCTTGGACTTCCACGACGCGTTCGTCGACGACACGACCCTCGACCGCGAGGAGGTGGAGATGATCATCGTCGCCGTCTCCGGGCGGAACAACTGCCTGTACTGCAACGTCGCCCACGGCGCACTCGTGCGCATCTACGCGAACGACCCCCACCTCGCGGACCAACTGACCTCGAACCACCGCACCGCCGACGTGACCGACGAGCGGATGGCGATGCTGGAGGTGGCGGTGAAACTGACGGAGGAACCCGACGCCGTGACGAGTGACGACCTCGCGTTGCTACTGGAGGCTGGCTACTCCGAAGAGGAGGTGTGGGACATCGGGATGGTCGCCGCGTTCTTCAACTTCTCCAACCGGATGGCGACGTTCGCCGACTGGCGACCCAACGAGGAGTTCTACACGATGGGGCGGTAG
- a CDS encoding cryptochrome/photolyase family protein, whose amino-acid sequence MTVWLLGDQLYPDAAPLQSADHVLLIEAHGFAERMPYHPQKLTLVFSAMRHVRDDLRDAGYDVTYIEAESFGDGLDAYFEANPGDSLVLQRPPSHGAGERLKRLVEERGGDCTLVENDCFLTTPAEWDDWTDADGGSGATYRQEHWYRHVRRETGILMDDGNPVGGEWNYDDENRETPPDDWSPPPIPEFEADETTREVHEFVTDRYDDHWGSADLAEFVWPVTREEALQALEQFVAVRLPEFGPYQDAMVEGEWALDHSLLSPAINLGLLHPREVVDAVVEAYHDGVDGDGPEIPLNSVEGFVRQVIGWREFMRHVYREAMPEMAEANQLDQTEPLPEAYWTGETDMTCLSESVGHVRDHGYAHHIERLMVLSNFALVYGADPQELNRWFHLGFVDAFHWVTTPNVVGMGSFATDVLSSKPYASSGNYVNKMSDYCSSCPYYHTKTTGEGACPFNALYWDFLKRNEEVLRGTGRMGLMYSHVDGKDDEEWDAIRERADDLREMGANGTL is encoded by the coding sequence ATGACCGTCTGGCTCCTCGGCGACCAACTGTACCCGGACGCCGCACCGCTGCAGTCTGCCGACCACGTCCTACTGATCGAGGCACACGGCTTCGCCGAGCGGATGCCGTACCACCCGCAGAAACTCACGCTCGTCTTCTCCGCGATGCGACACGTCCGCGACGACCTTCGCGACGCAGGCTACGACGTGACGTACATCGAGGCGGAGTCGTTCGGCGACGGCCTCGACGCCTACTTCGAGGCGAACCCTGGCGACTCGTTGGTGCTCCAGCGACCGCCGAGCCACGGCGCGGGTGAGCGACTGAAGCGACTGGTCGAGGAACGTGGCGGCGACTGCACGCTCGTCGAGAACGACTGCTTCCTCACGACACCCGCCGAGTGGGACGACTGGACCGACGCGGACGGCGGGTCGGGCGCGACGTATCGCCAGGAGCACTGGTACCGGCACGTCCGCCGGGAGACGGGCATCCTGATGGACGACGGTAACCCCGTCGGCGGCGAGTGGAACTACGACGACGAGAATCGCGAGACGCCGCCCGACGACTGGTCGCCGCCGCCGATACCGGAGTTCGAGGCCGACGAGACGACGCGAGAGGTCCACGAGTTCGTCACCGACCGCTACGACGACCACTGGGGGAGTGCCGACCTCGCGGAGTTCGTGTGGCCGGTCACTCGCGAGGAGGCGTTGCAGGCGCTGGAGCAGTTCGTCGCCGTCCGCCTCCCGGAGTTTGGGCCGTATCAGGACGCGATGGTGGAGGGTGAGTGGGCGCTTGATCACTCGCTGCTGTCGCCCGCCATCAACCTCGGCCTCCTGCACCCGCGTGAGGTGGTCGACGCGGTAGTGGAGGCGTACCACGACGGCGTCGACGGCGACGGTCCCGAGATTCCGCTCAACTCCGTGGAGGGGTTCGTCCGGCAGGTCATCGGGTGGCGGGAGTTCATGCGCCACGTCTACCGCGAGGCGATGCCGGAGATGGCCGAGGCGAACCAACTCGACCAGACCGAACCGCTCCCGGAGGCGTACTGGACCGGTGAGACCGACATGACGTGTCTCTCGGAGTCGGTCGGACACGTCCGCGACCACGGCTACGCGCACCACATCGAGCGCCTGATGGTGCTATCGAACTTCGCGCTCGTGTACGGGGCGGACCCGCAGGAACTGAACCGCTGGTTCCACCTGGGCTTCGTCGACGCCTTCCACTGGGTGACGACGCCGAACGTCGTCGGGATGGGGTCGTTCGCGACGGACGTCCTCTCCTCGAAGCCGTACGCCTCCTCTGGGAACTACGTCAACAAGATGAGCGACTACTGCTCGTCGTGCCCGTACTACCACACCAAGACAACCGGCGAGGGCGCGTGCCCGTTCAACGCCCTCTACTGGGACTTCCTCAAGCGCAACGAGGAAGTCCTGCGCGGCACCGGGCGGATGGGGCTGATGTACTCCCACGTCGACGGGAAAGACGACGAGGAGTGGGACGCGATCCGTGAACGAGCAGACGACCTCCGCGAGATGGGCGCGAACGGGACGCTGTAA
- a CDS encoding S8 family serine peptidase, with the protein MAGHNRRTFLKLSGSVLGGAFAGSTVVAAERSDRFIVKTEEEKRLSDLDIVFDLPEIGCAVVRGSESDVQQSRAVKSYAPDLEIETADPSVKSQAYEGEAVDDESYAYQWDKQDLDVPTAHQTTKGEGTRLAVIDSGVDASHPDLEVNTDLSRDFTGDSLGAGVPGGGDHGTHVAGIAAAQTAGTTGVAGTAPATDLVDYRVFSDFGGTNGAFSILLAAVVQAARDDCDVANLSLGAYPIPREGLGSFYGGMVNKAMTYANKEGTLLVISAGNEAADLQHDGNVISLPNEGAQALSVAATGPVGYGYALFAGEDLEASPESPSNYTNYGTNAVDLAAPGGDYRINDRYLAPLVDEIPAYAWDLVFNTVSTPLTDDDGNYVGSEPGYAWKAGTSMAAPNVAGAAALVKSVNPDYNANQLESALKRAADVPDGYDKTYYGSGYLNIVDAL; encoded by the coding sequence ATGGCAGGCCATAACCGACGGACCTTCCTGAAGCTCAGCGGCAGTGTACTCGGCGGCGCCTTCGCCGGGTCGACTGTGGTAGCGGCGGAGCGGTCGGATCGGTTCATCGTGAAGACGGAGGAGGAGAAACGACTCTCCGACCTCGACATCGTCTTCGACCTCCCCGAGATTGGCTGTGCTGTCGTCCGCGGCAGCGAGTCGGACGTGCAACAGTCGAGGGCGGTGAAGTCGTACGCACCGGACCTCGAAATCGAGACCGCAGATCCCTCTGTGAAGTCACAAGCGTACGAAGGTGAGGCCGTAGACGACGAGTCCTATGCGTACCAGTGGGACAAGCAGGACCTCGACGTCCCGACCGCTCACCAGACTACGAAAGGTGAAGGGACGCGGCTCGCGGTCATCGACTCGGGCGTCGACGCCAGCCACCCCGATCTCGAAGTGAATACCGACCTGTCTCGGGACTTCACCGGAGACAGCCTCGGTGCGGGTGTCCCCGGTGGTGGCGACCACGGGACCCACGTCGCGGGCATCGCCGCGGCACAGACGGCAGGGACGACCGGTGTCGCCGGAACCGCTCCGGCGACGGACTTAGTCGATTATCGTGTGTTCTCCGACTTCGGTGGCACGAACGGCGCGTTCTCTATCCTCCTCGCCGCCGTCGTACAGGCGGCCCGGGACGACTGTGACGTGGCGAACCTATCTCTCGGCGCGTACCCGATCCCTCGAGAGGGACTCGGGAGCTTCTACGGCGGGATGGTCAACAAGGCGATGACGTACGCGAACAAGGAAGGCACGCTCCTCGTCATCTCCGCGGGCAACGAAGCCGCCGACCTCCAACACGACGGGAACGTGATCAGCCTGCCGAACGAGGGCGCACAGGCACTCTCTGTGGCAGCGACCGGCCCGGTCGGCTACGGCTACGCGCTGTTCGCGGGGGAAGACCTCGAAGCATCGCCGGAGTCACCGTCGAACTACACGAACTACGGGACAAACGCAGTCGATCTCGCCGCCCCCGGCGGTGACTACCGTATCAACGACAGGTACCTCGCTCCACTCGTCGATGAGATCCCTGCGTACGCGTGGGACCTCGTGTTCAACACTGTCTCGACTCCCCTGACCGACGACGACGGCAACTACGTCGGCTCCGAACCGGGATACGCCTGGAAGGCCGGCACCTCGATGGCCGCGCCGAACGTCGCGGGCGCGGCCGCCCTCGTCAAGAGCGTGAACCCCGACTACAACGCGAACCAACTCGAGAGCGCACTAAAACGGGCCGCCGACGTCCCCGACGGGTACGACAAGACGTACTACGGGTCGGGCTACCTCAACATCGTCGACGCGCTGTAA